In Rhipicephalus microplus isolate Deutch F79 chromosome 7, USDA_Rmic, whole genome shotgun sequence, one genomic interval encodes:
- the LOC119179660 gene encoding uncharacterized protein LOC119179660 isoform X2, with translation MAGIEPATSCQQLSLVATVSPRRFCVFKVTPVAAAVPSRSSTTTVTTLHGGAGGFGGAGGFSYGGAGYGIGGAGLGSGAGFGGPAVPVIAVSRPTVTVAAATAVTVARPVAVPTVSVARPVALPAIAVGGGGLGGGLGGGLGAGYGGGYGGGLSSGFSAGLGRGIGAGYGGAHGGLGGLFSGLGGGYGGAIGKPAVSYSYASKW, from the exons AtggccggaatcgaacctgcgacttcGTGTCAGCAGCTGAGCCTCGTAGCCACAGTTTCACCGAGGCGGTTCTGCGTTTTTAAAG TGACTCCCGTTGCTGCTGCCGTGCCCAGCCGCTCCAGCACTACTACTGTGACCACACTGCATGGTGGAGCTGGCGGGTTTGGCGGAGCTGGCGGGTTCAGCTACGGTGGAGCGGGTTACGGAATAGGAGGTGCCGGCCTCGGATCTGGAGCTGGTTTCGGAGGCCCAGCCGTACCCGTCATCGCAGTTTCCCGCCCCACTGTCACCGTGGCTGCTGCGACAGCGGTCACCGTTGCTCGTCCCGTAGCCGTTCCGACTGTTTCTGTGGCTCGCCCTGTTGCTCTGCCGGCAATTGCGGTCGGCGGCGGTGGTCTCGGAGGCGGCCTTGGTGGAGGTCTTGGTGCTGGCTACGGTGGTGGCTACGGTGGTGGCCTTAGCAGCGGCTTTAGTGCAGGTCTCGGAAGAGGCATCGGGGCTGGTTACGGTGGTGCACATGGAGGTCTTGGCGGCCTCTTCAGTGGTCTCGGTGGTGGTTATGGCGGTGCCATCGGAAAGCCTGCCGTCAGCTACAGCTACGCATCGAAGTGGTG A
- the LOC119179660 gene encoding uncharacterized protein LOC119179660 isoform X1: MNTPLATILLGLISAASAGFIGGGYGLGGGHGGTLGSVGGAGAFGGDYGGVLDGGAGGAGVTVAAVLVAAVTPVAAAVPSRSSTTTVTTLHGGAGGFGGAGGFSYGGAGYGIGGAGLGSGAGFGGPAVPVIAVSRPTVTVAAATAVTVARPVAVPTVSVARPVALPAIAVGGGGLGGGLGGGLGAGYGGGYGGGLSSGFSAGLGRGIGAGYGGAHGGLGGLFSGLGGGYGGAIGKPAVSYSYASKW, from the exons ATGAACACTCCT CTGGCAACCATTCTGCTAGGGCTAATCTCTGCTGCCTCTGCCGGTTTTATCGGCGGTGGCTACGGCCTCGGAGGGGGTCACGGGGGCACCCTCGGCTCTGTCGGTGGCGCTGGTGCATTCGGGGGCGACTATGGCGGTGTTCTCGATGGTGGTGCCGGTGGTGCTGGTGTCACCGTTGCCGCTGTTCTGGTCGCTGCAGTGACTCCCGTTGCTGCTGCCGTGCCCAGCCGCTCCAGCACTACTACTGTGACCACACTGCATGGTGGAGCTGGCGGGTTTGGCGGAGCTGGCGGGTTCAGCTACGGTGGAGCGGGTTACGGAATAGGAGGTGCCGGCCTCGGATCTGGAGCTGGTTTCGGAGGCCCAGCCGTACCCGTCATCGCAGTTTCCCGCCCCACTGTCACCGTGGCTGCTGCGACAGCGGTCACCGTTGCTCGTCCCGTAGCCGTTCCGACTGTTTCTGTGGCTCGCCCTGTTGCTCTGCCGGCAATTGCGGTCGGCGGCGGTGGTCTCGGAGGCGGCCTTGGTGGAGGTCTTGGTGCTGGCTACGGTGGTGGCTACGGTGGTGGCCTTAGCAGCGGCTTTAGTGCAGGTCTCGGAAGAGGCATCGGGGCTGGTTACGGTGGTGCACATGGAGGTCTTGGCGGCCTCTTCAGTGGTCTCGGTGGTGGTTATGGCGGTGCCATCGGAAAGCCTGCCGTCAGCTACAGCTACGCATCGAAGTGGTG A